The Pleurodeles waltl isolate 20211129_DDA chromosome 6, aPleWal1.hap1.20221129, whole genome shotgun sequence genome has a segment encoding these proteins:
- the CSF1 gene encoding macrophage colony-stimulating factor 1 produces the protein MLRLRVYKAERGAQCEHCSRIPRTYRSPSKETRTPEHITPRPLRNCPTSRALTDPPAHTVKPSALQNPQERPKPGKPHKRTLSHPPQPGATSKPSTRNPEIRTLRSPLHTFFMDHNTQDRRRSPPKVQMGLPALLRITCILNLVLSASGSNCGNIITPTHLAFMEDLIGNQPQTSCNVTFSFVDLPNMHADDQQKACYVLRAIPWVGRILKRQTASYTSSSTNFNHSSELKKLYDSLLSEHCLRRDERSIGDPERCSRKYSMNSRDMLMMVKDIFTITKDLLVKKHVECADPYDTCEDLEDFDDEEEPEATTTTGPTQCTCSCLMSGPTGSLLMPVKPDSPQQHSKDSTGMKEKIPTLHLPTVSKEGGVRVARTTQNIPRSPESLKAPDVLESHMTSTIIMSASTAEPEHVSLLEAHRSGLLSAEIQTASTLVSYHQSVSGSNKKVQEDHGSQGTDDSSLALGVGRGHMFHTQAEDFISGSSTTLVGPSARPRSAVTKEAITEKTSTEDWSFDSRELTVSVSEKAAASQSSTEDRTIFSSEAPVSVSEEVLFHHSSTEDRATVSTEAHATYTKEAALQQQSTDDMTIGRSETPMYVSEGTVLHQLATEYTTTISIEDSESVHVEADPQQPSTEDNVIGNTKDLHQETSIEKKNGLSVTATVLAMNDDDLHRTSVPMDSLVSTEASVSVTEETSSNPLPSKESPFGSTKASKFVSENSVVHRPSFLDSTTGSAQIPLSVTDKQGREVPDTPKSSRSSTVLRTSESTKATPRPEMVVGIQHALLRPAAPGVFQGRGEGIQQSDERGESSAGPHHDSNLLPLYGPGPDKPPIPEDEASIGRAHVYLVVPCIVGLLLALSGLLYYRHQNQILRRELQRATIRTVPQEERPLNMLQMVRLEMEED, from the exons ATGCTCAGGCTGAGAGTTTATAAGGCGGAGCGCGGAGCTCAGTGTGAGCACTGCAGCCGGATCCCCCGAACTTACCGGAGCCCCTCCAAGGAAACAAGGACCCCCGAGCACATAACACCGAGACCCCTTCGGAACTGTCCAACAAGCAGGGCTCTCACGGACCCACCAGCACACACTGTTAAACCGTCAGCCCTGCAGAACCCTCAGGAGCGCCCCAAACCCGGAAAACCTCACAAAAGGACTCTGTCACACCCCCCACAACCCGGAGCCACAAGCAAACCGTCTACTCGGAACCCAGAAATCAGGACCCTCCGGAGCCCCTTGCACACTTTCTTCATGGACCACAACACCCAGGACCGGCGGAGGAGCCCCCCAAAG GTGCAGATGGGGCTGCCTGCACTCCTCCGTATCACCTGTATTCTGAACTTAGTGCTTTCAGCATCTGGAAGTAACTGTGGTAACATAATCACCCCCACGCATCTGGCCTTCATGGAAGATCTG ATTGGCAACCAGCCACAGACCTCCTGCAATGTCACCTTCAGCTTCGTGGATTTGCCAAACATG caCGCAGATGACCAGCAGAAGGCATGTTATGTTCTTCGAGCCATTCCCTGGGTAGGGAGGATTCTGAAAAGACAGACTGCAAGCTATACCTCGAGCTCCACCAACTTTAACCACTCCAGCGAGCTGAAAAAATTATACGACAGTCTTCTTTCAGAGCACTGCCTTCGCAGAGATGAACGCTCCATAGGAGACCCAGAG AGATGTTCCCGAAAATATTCAATGAATTCCAGGGACATGCTAATGATGGTGAAGGATATCTTCACTATTACTAAGGATCTCTTGGTCAAAAAGCATGTGGAATGTGCTGACCCTTACGACACATGTGAGGACCTTGAGGACTTCGACGATGAAGAGGAGCCTGAAGCTACCACCACAACAG GACCAACACAATGCACCTGCAGCTGCCTCATGTCTGGACCCACTGGCTCTCTCCTCATGCCTGTGAAACCTGATTCACCACAGCAGCATAGCAAGGACTCTACAGGTATGAAGGAGAAGATACCCACCCTTCACTTGCCTACAGTCAGCAAAGAGGGAGGGGTCAGGGTAGCCCGAACTACGCAGAACATCCCTAGGAGCCCtgagagcctgaaggcccccgatGTCCTAGAGAGTCATATGACATCCACAATAATTATGTCTGCATCCACGGCAGAGCCGGAACATGTATCCTTATTGGAAGCCCACAGGTCTGGGCTCCTGAGTGCAGAGATTCAAACAGCTTCTACACTTGTCTCATATCATCAGTCAGTATCCGGTTCAAACAAGAAGGTGCAGGAGGACCATGGATCCCAAGGGACTGATGATTCTTCTTTAGCTCTTGGTGTCGGACGTGGTCATATGTTTCATACCCAGGCAGAAGACTTCATATCTGGTTCCTCCACCACCTTGGTTGGGCCTAGTGCAAGGCCCAGAAGTGCTGTAACTAAAGAGGCTATCACTGAGAAGACATCAACAGAGGACTGGAGCTTTGACAGCAGAGAGCTTACTGTGTCAGTGAGTGAAAAGGCAGCAGCATCTCAGTCATCTACAGAGGACAGGACTATTTTCAGCTCGGAGGCTCCTGTGTCAGTGAGTGAAGAGGTCCTCTTTCATCACTCATCTACTGAGGACAGGGCCACTGTCAGCACAGAGGCCCATGCAACATACACTAAAGAGGCCGCCCTTCAGCAACAATCCACTGATGACATGACCATTGGCAGGTCAGAGACCCCCATGTATGTGAGTGAAGGGACTGTACTTCACCAATTAGCCACTGAATATACGACCACTATCTCCATAGAGGACTCTGAGTCAGTGCATGTAGAGGCTGACCCTCAGCAACCATCAACTGAGGATAACGTCATAGGCAACACCAAAGATTTACATCAGGAAACATCGATTGAGAAGAAAAATGGCCTCTCTGtcactgccacagtgctggcaatGAACGATGATGACCTTCATAGAACATCTGTTCCTATGGACAGCCTTGTCAGTACAGAGGCCTCCGTTTCTGTAACTGAAGAAACTTCTTCTAATCCATTACCATCCAAGGAAAGCCCCTTTGGTAGTACAAAGGCAAGCAAGTTTGTGAGTGAAAATTCTGTCGTTCACAGGCCATCCTTCCTGGACAGTACCACTGGAAGTGCACAGATTCCATTGTCTGTAACTGACAAACAGGGTAGGGAAGTGCCAGACACTCCCAAGTCTAGCAGGTCCAGCACCGTCCTTCGTACGTCAGAGTCCACCAAGGCAACTCCGAGGCCAGAGATGGTTGTGGGCATTCAGCATGCACTGCTGAGGCCAGCAGCCCCTGGTGTGTTTCAGGGTAGAGGGGAAGGGATCCAGCAATCTGATGAAAGAGGGGAAAGTTCTGCTGGCCCACATCATGACTCTAACCTACTCCCTCTCTATGGCCCAGGACCAGACAAGCCTCCAATTCCAGAAGACGAAGCGTCTATCGGGCGGGCCCATGTGTACCTGGTGGTGCCGTGCATTGTGGGGCTCCTTTTGGCACTGAGTGGACTTCTCTACTACAGGCATCAAAACCAG